Proteins encoded by one window of Nitrospirota bacterium:
- a CDS encoding PIN domain-containing protein — MSDRLFFDTNILVYAFDKSDTEKHNISARLIKTAFENRNGHISTQVLQEFFVVTTQKIEKTLTINEARDIINDFPVWTVVDTNLQVILQAIEVMKEYHLSFRDSLIVCTAKVAGCNIIYTEDLSHQQIIGNTRIINPYRPLPPPVSRQ, encoded by the coding sequence ATGAGCGATAGGTTGTTTTTCGACACAAACATACTGGTATATGCCTTTGATAAGTCTGACACGGAAAAGCATAATATTTCAGCACGGCTTATTAAAACCGCCTTTGAGAATAGAAACGGTCACATAAGCACTCAGGTACTCCAGGAATTCTTTGTAGTAACCACACAAAAGATTGAAAAAACACTTACCATTAATGAAGCCAGAGATATTATTAATGATTTTCCTGTATGGACTGTTGTTGACACGAATCTGCAGGTTATCTTGCAGGCTATTGAGGTCATGAAAGAATATCACCTCTCCTTCCGGGACTCCCTGATTGTGTGTACAGCAAAAGTAGCAGGTTGTAACATTATTTATACAGAGGATTTATCACATCAACAAATAATAGGGAATACCAGGATTATTAACCCTTACCGTCCACTGCCACCTCCAGTCTCCCGTCAGTAA